One segment of Pan paniscus chromosome 20, NHGRI_mPanPan1-v2.0_pri, whole genome shotgun sequence DNA contains the following:
- the LIN37 gene encoding protein lin-37 homolog isoform X2, translating to MAKARNQLDAVLQCLLEKSHMDRERLDEEAGKTPSDTHNKDCSIAATGKRPSARFPHQRRKKRREMDDGLAEGGPQRSNTYVIKLFDRSVDLAQFSENTPLYPICRAWMRNSPSVRERECSPSSPLPPLPEDEEGSEVTNSKSHDVYKLPPPTPPGPPGDACRSRIPSPLQPEMQGTPDDEPSEPEPSPSTLIYRNMQRWKRIRQRWKEASHRNQLRYSESMKILREMYERQ from the exons ATGGCCAAAGCCCGGAACCAACTGGATGCTGTCTTGCAGTGTCTGCTGGAGAAGAGTCACATGGACAG GGAGCGTCTGGATGAGGAAGCTGGGAAAACACCCTCAGACACCCACAATAA GGACTGCTCCATCGCAGCCACTGGCAAAAG GCCATCTGCCCGCTTCCCCCACCAgcggaggaagaagaggagggagatGGATGATGGGCTGGCTGAGGGAGGGCCGCAGCGATCCA ACACATATGTGATCAAGCTGTTCGACCGGAGCGTGGACTTGGCCCAGTTCAGCGAGAACACGCCACTGTACCCAATCTGCCGCGCCTGGATGCGCAACAGCCCCTCTGTGCGCGAGCGTGAATGCTCTCCCAGCTCACCCCTGCCCCCGCTGCCTGAGGATGAGGAG GGCTCAGAGGTAACCAACAGCAAGAGTCATGATGTGTACAAGCTGCCGCCACCCACACCCCCGGGGCCACCCGGAGATGCCTGCAGATCCCGCATCCCATCTCCACTGCAACCTGAGATGCAGGGCACCCCTGACGATGAG CCCTCTGAGCCCGAGCCCTCACCCTCCACACTCATCTATCGCAACATGCAGCGCTGGAAACGCATCCGCCAGAG gtggAAGGAGGCCTCTCATCGGAACCAGCTTCGTTACTCAGAAAGCATGAAGATCCTACGAGAGATGTACGAACGACAGTGA
- the LIN37 gene encoding protein lin-37 homolog isoform X1: MFPVKVKVEKSELEMAKARNQLDAVLQCLLEKSHMDRERLDEEAGKTPSDTHNKDCSIAATGKRPSARFPHQRRKKRREMDDGLAEGGPQRSNTYVIKLFDRSVDLAQFSENTPLYPICRAWMRNSPSVRERECSPSSPLPPLPEDEEGSEVTNSKSHDVYKLPPPTPPGPPGDACRSRIPSPLQPEMQGTPDDEPSEPEPSPSTLIYRNMQRWKRIRQRWKEASHRNQLRYSESMKILREMYERQ, translated from the exons ATGTTCCCTGTGAAAGTGAAAGTGGAGAAATCAG AGCTGGAGATGGCCAAAGCCCGGAACCAACTGGATGCTGTCTTGCAGTGTCTGCTGGAGAAGAGTCACATGGACAG GGAGCGTCTGGATGAGGAAGCTGGGAAAACACCCTCAGACACCCACAATAA GGACTGCTCCATCGCAGCCACTGGCAAAAG GCCATCTGCCCGCTTCCCCCACCAgcggaggaagaagaggagggagatGGATGATGGGCTGGCTGAGGGAGGGCCGCAGCGATCCA ACACATATGTGATCAAGCTGTTCGACCGGAGCGTGGACTTGGCCCAGTTCAGCGAGAACACGCCACTGTACCCAATCTGCCGCGCCTGGATGCGCAACAGCCCCTCTGTGCGCGAGCGTGAATGCTCTCCCAGCTCACCCCTGCCCCCGCTGCCTGAGGATGAGGAG GGCTCAGAGGTAACCAACAGCAAGAGTCATGATGTGTACAAGCTGCCGCCACCCACACCCCCGGGGCCACCCGGAGATGCCTGCAGATCCCGCATCCCATCTCCACTGCAACCTGAGATGCAGGGCACCCCTGACGATGAG CCCTCTGAGCCCGAGCCCTCACCCTCCACACTCATCTATCGCAACATGCAGCGCTGGAAACGCATCCGCCAGAG gtggAAGGAGGCCTCTCATCGGAACCAGCTTCGTTACTCAGAAAGCATGAAGATCCTACGAGAGATGTACGAACGACAGTGA
- the HSPB6 gene encoding heat shock protein beta-6 has protein sequence MSGCARRGTATRRSRMEIPVPVQPSWLRRASAPLPGLSAPGRLFDQRFGEGLLEAELAALCPTTLAPYYLRAPSVALPVAQVPTDPGHFSVLLDVKHFSPEEIAVKVVGEHVEVHARHEERPDEHGFVAREFHRRYRLPPGVDPAAVTSALSPEGVLSIQAAPASAQAPPPAAAK, from the exons ATGAGCGGCTGCGCACGCAGGGGCACTGCAACGCGGAGGAGCAGGATGGAGATCCCTGTGCCTGTGCAGCCGTCTTGGCTGCGCCGCGCCTCGGCCCCGTTGCCCGGACTTTCGGCGCCCGGACGCCTCTTTGACCAGCGCTTCGGCGAGGGGCTGCTGGAGGCCGAGCTGGCTGCGCTCTGCCCCACCACGCTCGCCCCCTACTACCTGCGCGCACCCAGCGTGGCGCTGCCGGTCGCCCAG GTGCCGACGGACCCCGGCCACTTCTCGGTGCTGCTAGACGTGAAGCACTTCTCGCCGGAGGAAATTGCTGTCAAGGTGGTGGGCGAACACGTGGAGGTGCACGCGCGCCACGAGGAACGCCCG GATGAGCACGGATTCGTCGCGCGCGAGTTCCACCGTCGCTACCGCCTGCCGCCTGGCGTGGATCCGGCTGCCGTGACGTCCGCGCTGTCCCCCGAGGGCGTCCTGTCCATCCAGGCCGCACCAGCGTCGGCCCAGGCCCCACCGCCAGCCGCAGCCAAGTAG